One part of the Nostoc sp. PCC 7120 = FACHB-418 genome encodes these proteins:
- a CDS encoding circadian clock KaiB family protein → MTKSTPDNLPIPRLYKGIALFTPGGDLIYCIDPHKQGRWHSHLCAALQEILDLPEPPHFLVPCYTATVDHWLDPQTQQVKTFAEASPGILKHQAVLNAIFSTGDLVWQPSPWQEGLCDRLVLSTYRSSFPQLWEDHDLIVNLDLSEQAPKYYPPAITVQKAPLKTYVLRLFVAGHSANTERILKNLHELLERSLGYPYTMKVIDVLTNPEQAEIDQVSATPTLVKVWPLPIRRMVGDLDNAGKILQMLGAMDNG, encoded by the coding sequence GTGACTAAATCGACTCCAGATAACTTACCTATACCTCGGTTATACAAGGGTATCGCCTTGTTTACACCGGGAGGCGATTTAATTTATTGCATCGACCCTCATAAGCAAGGTCGATGGCATTCCCATTTGTGTGCTGCATTGCAGGAAATTTTAGACTTACCGGAACCGCCTCATTTTTTAGTCCCTTGCTATACAGCGACGGTTGACCATTGGTTAGACCCTCAAACCCAGCAGGTGAAAACATTTGCAGAAGCTTCCCCTGGAATACTGAAACATCAAGCTGTGTTGAATGCTATTTTTAGCACGGGAGATTTGGTTTGGCAACCATCTCCTTGGCAAGAGGGCTTGTGCGATCGCCTGGTATTATCAACTTATCGCTCCTCATTCCCCCAACTATGGGAAGACCATGATTTAATTGTCAACTTAGACTTGTCTGAACAGGCTCCCAAATATTATCCACCGGCTATCACAGTCCAAAAAGCGCCACTTAAAACCTATGTTTTACGGTTGTTTGTGGCTGGACATAGTGCGAATACAGAACGGATTTTGAAAAATCTGCATGAACTATTGGAGCGATCGCTAGGATATCCTTACACTATGAAGGTGATTGATGTCTTAACTAATCCTGAACAGGCAGAAATTGATCAGGTTTCCGCCACTCCCACCTTAGTGAAAGTTTGGCCTTTGCCAATTCGCCGCATGGTTGGTGACTTGGACAACGCCGGCAAAATCTTACAAATGTTAGGTGCTATGGATAATGGCTAG
- a CDS encoding phage tail sheath family protein has translation MPSTYKTPGVYIEEISKFPPSIAQVETAIPAFIGYTQIAKVGVENFHTDADNLILRPVRITSLLEYEQFFGKAINETTIQVVIQDTTDSRGNLTERKASARITSPSPHNLYYSMQAYFANGGGPCYIVSVGPMSNTGTIQLEALQNGLAEVAKEDEVTLLVFPESQSLSDENYAALMSAALEQCANLQDRFTVMDLKLPATRPIPANAIVGASNAFRDLSLPQDNLKYGACYAPDIETIFNYFYQEDAVTIFRSVNGGAEEQDTLTMAGYNPANGGDGIQYALIESAIDQLPLILPPSPLVVGQYARTDNTRGVWKAPANVALSSVIKPVLKITNEQQNNLNVHPTGKSINAIRAFTGKGTLIWGARTLAGNDNEWRYVSVRRFFNMAEESIKKGSEPFVFEPNDANTWTKVKAMIENFLTLQWRAGALAGAKPEQAFYVKIGLNETMTALDILEGRMIVEIGMAVVRPAEFIILKFSHKMQES, from the coding sequence ATGCCAAGTACTTACAAAACTCCAGGGGTCTATATTGAGGAAATATCCAAATTTCCTCCCTCCATTGCTCAAGTAGAAACTGCCATTCCCGCCTTTATTGGCTATACCCAGATAGCCAAGGTTGGTGTGGAAAACTTTCATACTGATGCTGACAATCTGATTTTGCGACCAGTCAGAATCACTTCGCTGCTGGAATATGAGCAATTTTTTGGTAAAGCCATCAATGAGACGACCATTCAGGTAGTCATCCAAGATACGACCGATAGCAGAGGTAATCTAACAGAACGTAAAGCCAGCGCCAGGATTACTAGTCCTAGTCCTCATAACCTGTATTACTCCATGCAGGCTTACTTTGCCAATGGTGGTGGTCCCTGCTACATAGTGTCAGTCGGCCCTATGAGTAACACTGGCACGATTCAACTAGAAGCCCTACAAAATGGATTAGCTGAGGTGGCAAAAGAAGATGAAGTCACCCTATTAGTATTTCCTGAAAGTCAGAGTCTCAGTGATGAAAACTACGCTGCTTTGATGAGTGCAGCACTAGAGCAGTGCGCTAATTTACAAGACCGCTTCACAGTCATGGATTTAAAATTACCCGCGACAAGACCAATCCCAGCTAATGCAATTGTGGGCGCTTCCAATGCTTTTCGAGATTTAAGTCTGCCCCAGGACAACCTCAAATATGGTGCTTGTTACGCTCCTGATATTGAAACTATATTTAACTACTTTTATCAAGAAGATGCTGTAACAATTTTCCGCAGCGTCAACGGAGGTGCAGAAGAACAGGACACTCTCACAATGGCTGGTTACAATCCTGCCAATGGTGGTGATGGTATTCAATATGCACTCATTGAGTCTGCTATTGATCAATTGCCTCTGATACTTCCCCCTTCTCCTTTGGTGGTGGGACAATATGCCAGAACCGACAACACCCGTGGTGTGTGGAAAGCGCCAGCCAATGTGGCCTTAAGTTCGGTCATCAAACCTGTCCTCAAAATCACTAACGAGCAGCAGAATAATCTCAACGTCCATCCCACAGGTAAATCTATCAATGCCATTCGCGCCTTCACCGGCAAAGGAACCTTAATCTGGGGCGCTCGTACCTTGGCAGGTAATGATAATGAGTGGCGCTATGTTTCTGTGCGCCGCTTCTTCAACATGGCAGAAGAATCCATCAAAAAAGGTAGTGAGCCATTTGTCTTTGAGCCGAACGATGCCAACACCTGGACTAAGGTAAAAGCCATGATTGAAAACTTCCTCACCCTCCAATGGCGTGCAGGAGCCTTAGCCGGAGCCAAACCTGAACAAGCTTTTTACGTCAAAATTGGACTCAACGAAACCATGACGGCTCTAGATATTCTCGAAGGTCGCATGATTGTAGAGATTGGCATGGCAGTAGTCCGTCCTGCGGAGTTTATTATTCTCAAGTTCTCTCACAAGATGCAGGAAAGTTGA
- a CDS encoding phage tail protein, with protein sequence MAEYPLPKFHFQVDWGGSRLGFTEVSGLDVETEVIEYREGNLPQYHKLKMPGMQKFSNITMKRGTFQGDNDFYKWWNTVALNTIERRDLTISLLNEKHEPVVVWKVNRAWPTKVQSTDLKGDGNEVAIESIEVAHEGLTIQNG encoded by the coding sequence ATGGCTGAATATCCTTTACCAAAGTTTCATTTCCAGGTCGATTGGGGTGGTTCTCGTCTAGGGTTCACGGAAGTTTCTGGACTAGATGTGGAAACTGAGGTTATAGAGTACCGTGAAGGTAACTTACCGCAGTACCACAAACTCAAGATGCCTGGTATGCAGAAATTTAGCAACATCACGATGAAGCGGGGGACATTCCAAGGGGATAACGATTTTTACAAATGGTGGAATACTGTTGCGCTCAACACGATTGAGCGTCGTGATTTGACGATTAGTCTGTTGAATGAAAAGCATGAACCAGTCGTTGTTTGGAAAGTTAATCGTGCTTGGCCTACGAAAGTACAATCAACAGACCTCAAAGGTGACGGTAACGAAGTGGCGATAGAAAGTATTGAAGTTGCCCATGAAGGGTTAACTATTCAAAATGGCTAA
- a CDS encoding DEAD/DEAH box helicase, with amino-acid sequence MTNAFNRLAPFIQEYIYHHQWTELRPVQTAACEVVFDSDAHLLIAAATAAGKTEAAFLPVLTLLHDNPASTIGALYIGPIKALINDQFARLNDLLRLADIPVYHWHGDVAQSRKNKLLKNPQGILQITPESLESLLVNKHKEILRLFGDLRFVVIDEIHAFMGSERGCQIICQLQRLTNLTKTQPRRIGLSATLGDYSMAEEWLRLGTNRQVITPKVEAGKRQIKLALEHFYIAKDVDESEATAYEQYIFNLSQSRKCLIFANNRTQTESIIASLRQIASQQAHPDIYHVHHGSISASLRQVAENAMREPHNPAVTAATLTLELGIDIGHLERVIQLEAPLSVASFLQRLGRAGRRGEAADMRFICAEDEISAEAPLPEQIPWQLLQCIAIIQLYLEERWIEPIEPIKYPLSLLYHQTMSILVAVGEISPAALAKQVLSLPPFAAISQEDFKLLLRYLIDIGHIQHTEQNKLILGLAGERIVSKFQFYAVFADNKEYTVKQGTKEIGSIATPPVVGKQFALAGVTWEVTEIDFKKRVVIVKQVEGKATSYWRGGSGTIHTKVLQRMRRVLLEDAEYSYLQKKALQRLRKVRELVKEVGLDKQYILQLEKGRCCIFPWMGTVAYRTLERLLNNFCRESLEISSIGGVNPYYLTIKLGKGKFKYIQQEIVSLCEQRIRSEDLISSAEAPEMQKYDEFIPHPLLRKAFADDYLDMDEIRRVIGNW; translated from the coding sequence ATGACTAATGCCTTCAACAGACTTGCACCTTTTATTCAAGAATATATTTATCATCATCAGTGGACTGAATTAAGACCTGTTCAAACGGCAGCTTGTGAGGTGGTATTTGACAGCGATGCTCATCTATTAATTGCCGCCGCTACAGCTGCGGGGAAAACAGAAGCAGCTTTTTTACCAGTTTTAACTCTGTTACACGACAACCCCGCCAGCACCATAGGCGCACTATATATAGGCCCTATCAAAGCTTTAATTAATGACCAATTTGCACGGCTCAACGATTTATTAAGATTAGCGGACATCCCCGTTTACCATTGGCATGGTGATGTGGCGCAAAGTCGCAAAAATAAACTCCTAAAAAATCCCCAAGGGATTCTCCAAATTACACCAGAATCTCTAGAAAGTTTATTAGTCAATAAACATAAAGAAATATTACGTTTATTTGGCGATTTAAGATTTGTAGTTATTGATGAAATTCATGCCTTTATGGGTTCGGAACGCGGTTGTCAGATTATTTGTCAATTGCAGCGTTTGACCAACTTAACCAAAACCCAACCCCGCCGCATTGGTTTATCAGCAACTTTAGGTGATTATTCAATGGCGGAAGAGTGGCTGCGTTTGGGAACTAATAGACAAGTGATTACACCAAAAGTGGAAGCTGGAAAACGCCAGATTAAATTAGCTTTAGAACACTTTTATATTGCGAAGGATGTAGATGAATCAGAAGCCACAGCATACGAACAATATATTTTTAATCTGAGTCAATCTCGTAAATGTTTAATTTTCGCAAACAATCGTACACAAACTGAATCAATAATTGCTTCTTTGCGACAAATTGCCAGCCAACAAGCACATCCAGATATATATCATGTACATCATGGGAGTATATCTGCTAGCTTACGACAAGTGGCAGAAAATGCTATGCGCGAACCCCATAACCCGGCGGTGACTGCGGCTACTCTGACTTTAGAGTTAGGTATAGATATCGGTCATTTGGAACGAGTAATTCAATTAGAAGCGCCGCTTTCTGTAGCCAGTTTTTTACAACGTTTGGGGCGTGCGGGTAGAAGGGGTGAAGCTGCTGATATGCGCTTTATCTGTGCTGAGGATGAAATTTCAGCAGAAGCACCTTTACCAGAGCAAATTCCTTGGCAACTTTTACAGTGTATAGCGATTATTCAACTTTATTTAGAAGAACGTTGGATTGAACCAATTGAACCAATTAAATATCCTTTGAGTTTGTTATATCACCAAACAATGAGTATTTTAGTTGCAGTGGGAGAAATTTCCCCTGCTGCTTTAGCTAAACAGGTTTTGAGTTTGCCCCCCTTTGCTGCTATTTCTCAGGAAGATTTTAAGTTACTGTTGCGTTATTTAATTGATATTGGTCATATTCAACATACTGAACAGAATAAATTAATTCTGGGTTTAGCTGGTGAAAGAATAGTTAGTAAGTTTCAGTTTTATGCCGTGTTCGCAGATAACAAAGAATATACTGTTAAGCAAGGGACAAAAGAAATTGGTAGTATTGCCACACCGCCAGTTGTTGGTAAACAATTTGCTTTAGCAGGGGTGACATGGGAAGTTACAGAAATTGACTTTAAAAAAAGAGTAGTTATAGTTAAGCAAGTGGAAGGCAAAGCTACAAGTTATTGGCGCGGTGGTAGTGGTACGATTCACACTAAGGTTTTGCAAAGGATGCGCCGTGTTTTATTAGAAGATGCCGAATATAGCTATTTGCAAAAAAAAGCCCTCCAACGTTTACGAAAAGTTCGGGAATTGGTAAAAGAAGTTGGATTAGATAAGCAGTATATTTTGCAGTTAGAAAAAGGTAGATGTTGTATCTTTCCGTGGATGGGTACTGTGGCTTACCGCACTTTGGAAAGGTTACTGAATAATTTTTGTCGAGAATCTTTAGAAATTAGTAGTATTGGTGGGGTAAATCCCTATTATTTGACGATTAAGTTAGGGAAGGGGAAATTTAAATATATTCAGCAAGAGATTGTCTCTTTGTGTGAACAAAGAATTAGGAGCGAAGATTTGATAAGTTCGGCGGAAGCGCCAGAGATGCAAAAGTATGACGAGTTTATTCCTCATCCTCTGTTGCGGAAAGCTTTTGCTGATGATTATTTGGATATGGATGAAATTAGAAGGGTGATTGGTAATTGGTAA
- a CDS encoding DUF4255 domain-containing protein, producing the protein MISDAMRLIQVALQRYILEFEPELGLSQVVIIENIAMAEELGGQNNQINGHVVMSLVNLQEETTLKNSPHYRLDNGRTIYQNPPVNLNLFILFSALHNQYETSLRLLSRVVEFFQWQKELSFTTTPGIGGISRDLRILPDLYSLTFEQLNHLWGALGGKQVPFVLYRARILSLEAPKRQAEGSTITEIYINE; encoded by the coding sequence ATGATATCCGATGCAATGAGGCTGATACAGGTTGCTTTGCAACGCTACATTCTTGAATTTGAGCCAGAACTTGGTCTTAGCCAAGTTGTGATCATCGAAAATATTGCAATGGCTGAAGAACTCGGTGGTCAAAACAACCAGATCAATGGTCATGTAGTCATGAGCCTTGTGAATCTACAGGAGGAGACAACCTTAAAAAATTCGCCTCATTATCGTTTGGATAACGGACGCACTATTTACCAAAATCCTCCAGTTAATCTCAACTTATTTATCCTTTTTTCGGCGTTACACAATCAATACGAAACATCTCTGAGATTGCTTTCACGGGTGGTGGAATTTTTTCAGTGGCAAAAAGAGCTTTCTTTTACCACTACACCTGGTATCGGTGGTATATCGCGGGACTTAAGGATATTACCAGACCTTTATAGCCTTACTTTTGAGCAGCTTAACCATCTTTGGGGAGCGTTAGGAGGTAAACAAGTTCCTTTTGTTCTGTATCGCGCTCGGATTCTCTCCTTAGAGGCTCCAAAACGACAAGCTGAAGGTAGCACCATTACTGAAATCTACATTAATGAGTGA
- a CDS encoding phage tail protein gives MIRTYPPVSFFFEVVFQGENLDKDVVETRFQSVTGLSVDMQTETLKEGGENRFEHILPVRTKYDPLVLKRGLVNDSQMVKWCMDAILNFDIRPMNLLVRLLHIERSDPNQPPEAIATGGSSTIAPLMTWKVINAWPKKWSVSEFNAEQNSIAVESLELNYSYFETLK, from the coding sequence ATGATTCGCACCTATCCACCAGTTAGTTTCTTTTTCGAGGTCGTTTTTCAGGGTGAAAACCTAGATAAGGATGTGGTTGAAACCCGGTTTCAGAGTGTGACTGGACTTAGTGTTGATATGCAGACTGAAACCCTCAAAGAAGGGGGTGAAAATCGTTTTGAACATATTTTACCGGTGCGAACTAAATATGATCCACTGGTGTTAAAGCGCGGTTTAGTGAATGATTCCCAGATGGTGAAGTGGTGTATGGATGCCATTCTCAACTTTGATATTCGCCCGATGAACTTGTTGGTACGGCTGCTGCATATCGAGAGGAGTGATCCTAATCAACCACCAGAAGCGATCGCCACAGGCGGGTCTTCGACCATCGCACCTCTGATGACTTGGAAGGTAATTAATGCTTGGCCTAAAAAATGGTCGGTTTCTGAGTTCAACGCTGAACAAAACTCTATTGCTGTGGAATCGCTGGAGTTGAATTACAGCTATTTTGAAACTTTGAAATAG
- a CDS encoding DUF5908 family protein, which yields MPLEIRELVIKASVNEGGQNQGTGGAGDQSAIIAACVEQVLAILQEKSER from the coding sequence ATGCCGTTGGAAATTAGAGAACTAGTGATTAAGGCTTCGGTGAATGAGGGGGGACAAAATCAAGGTACTGGGGGTGCTGGCGACCAATCAGCAATTATTGCTGCTTGTGTGGAACAGGTGTTAGCTATTCTTCAAGAAAAGTCAGAAAGATAG
- a CDS encoding pentapeptide repeat-containing protein, producing the protein MKLKLSKLSDRILHYLADLTKTLLGLDHKKFQQLSLSILSLLLWVVFGMITIANFTPPAFALEYNKEILVEADFSGRDLTDSSFTKANLRQSNFSKSNLTGVSFFAANLESANLEGSNLTNATLDSARLIKANLKNAVLEGAFAASTKFDGAIIDGADFTDVLLRPDEQKKLCKVAKGTNPTTGRETRDTLFCP; encoded by the coding sequence ATGAAATTGAAATTAAGTAAATTAAGCGATCGTATACTACATTATCTAGCCGACTTAACCAAAACTCTACTCGGTCTAGACCATAAAAAATTTCAGCAACTCAGCCTCAGCATACTTAGCTTATTACTTTGGGTAGTATTTGGCATGATCACAATTGCCAATTTCACTCCCCCAGCTTTTGCATTGGAGTACAACAAAGAAATTTTAGTGGAAGCAGATTTTTCAGGACGAGATTTAACAGACTCCAGTTTTACCAAAGCTAACTTGCGTCAGAGTAACTTTAGTAAATCTAATTTAACTGGTGTTAGCTTCTTCGCTGCCAATTTAGAGTCAGCTAATTTAGAAGGAAGCAACCTCACAAACGCCACCTTAGACTCAGCTCGTCTCATCAAAGCCAACTTAAAAAATGCAGTATTAGAAGGAGCCTTCGCCGCCAGCACCAAATTTGATGGAGCAATCATTGACGGTGCAGACTTTACCGATGTACTCTTACGCCCAGACGAGCAGAAAAAATTATGTAAAGTTGCCAAAGGCACTAATCCCACCACAGGAAGAGAAACCCGCGACACATTATTCTGTCCCTAA
- a CDS encoding CIS tube protein: MALTKVKLLAYQDKRFENKLGEFELPINPEQFSQSFKVEYNREQAQGSQRNDPEFKFTKPEELKLDFTFDGTGVVPVNNGKPGEFHQDVADQVRVFLDLVYSMNSETHKPNFLRLIWGDFSFGEKNGFDCLLTDLQINYTLFDQTGKPLRAKLSTTFTSYVEQNRRVREEGKQSPDVTHQRKVKAGDTLPLMTHRIYGDPAYYLQIAKVNGLINFRKLATNTDLRFPPLEKTQS; the protein is encoded by the coding sequence ATGGCACTCACAAAAGTTAAACTCCTGGCATATCAAGACAAGCGCTTTGAAAATAAGTTGGGGGAATTTGAGTTACCGATTAATCCTGAGCAATTTTCCCAGTCTTTTAAGGTGGAATATAACCGTGAACAAGCTCAGGGTTCCCAGCGCAATGACCCGGAATTTAAATTCACTAAACCAGAAGAACTGAAGCTGGATTTTACTTTTGACGGTACTGGTGTAGTACCTGTCAATAATGGTAAGCCTGGGGAATTTCATCAGGATGTTGCTGACCAGGTGCGGGTGTTTCTGGATTTGGTCTACAGCATGAATAGTGAGACTCACAAACCAAATTTTCTGCGCCTGATTTGGGGGGACTTTTCCTTTGGTGAGAAGAATGGTTTTGATTGTTTATTAACTGATCTCCAGATTAATTACACTCTGTTTGATCAGACTGGTAAACCACTACGAGCCAAGCTGAGTACAACTTTTACTAGTTACGTTGAACAGAATCGCCGTGTCCGAGAAGAAGGTAAACAATCCCCTGATGTTACCCATCAACGTAAGGTGAAAGCTGGTGATACTTTGCCTTTGATGACGCATCGAATTTACGGTGATCCTGCCTATTATTTACAGATTGCCAAGGTCAACGGTTTAATTAACTTCCGCAAACTAGCTACTAATACAGACTTGCGGTTTCCACCACTGGAAAAAACACAATCATGA
- a CDS encoding type IV pilus twitching motility protein PilT, producing MTESQSPSTSHPVASRNIPPVPPPPLPPPPPSLTTQRQHTQTLDMSSVNRSANQPSPPPPPSAAHRPGTPPPISTPASDSPLTLAQIIKEAFDNGYSDIHLGVGEIPRYRNRGEINPTEYPETDKATFMSWLREIMTEPEIQRFQEHLEFDGATQYEFARVRINVFDSLKGYSMVLRLIPLKILSIDQLRLPPVFRDVCHTHKGLILVTGPTGSGKSTTMAAMIDYINREMPKHIITIEDPVEFVHQSRKSLIKQREVGMHTRKFDNALKAALREDPDLILVGEMRDKETVNTALKAAQTGHLVMGTLHTNSAVKTIERILNLYSGEEQDAMRIAIAESLVAVIAQGLCRTTDGKRAAFHDILINTEAIKEWIKDGKYDEISELMKQASFDGMVTMNQSLLNLYQEGRITEETALEMSPTPNEMAQFLRGRV from the coding sequence ATGACGGAATCCCAGTCCCCATCAACTTCCCATCCTGTTGCTTCACGTAATATACCGCCTGTACCACCGCCACCATTACCACCACCACCACCATCGTTAACTACCCAACGCCAACATACACAAACGTTGGATATGTCATCAGTTAATAGGAGTGCAAATCAACCTTCACCGCCTCCACCACCTAGTGCGGCTCATCGTCCTGGGACACCGCCACCAATTTCAACCCCAGCTAGTGATTCGCCTTTAACTTTGGCGCAGATTATTAAAGAAGCTTTTGATAATGGCTATTCTGATATTCATTTGGGTGTCGGTGAAATTCCCCGCTACCGCAACCGAGGTGAGATTAACCCAACTGAATATCCCGAAACCGATAAGGCGACTTTTATGAGTTGGTTGCGGGAAATCATGACTGAGCCAGAAATTCAACGTTTTCAAGAGCATTTGGAATTTGATGGTGCAACTCAGTACGAATTTGCCCGTGTACGGATTAATGTCTTTGATTCTCTCAAAGGCTATTCGATGGTTTTGCGGTTGATTCCGTTGAAAATCTTATCTATTGACCAGTTGAGACTACCACCAGTATTTCGAGATGTTTGTCACACACACAAAGGTTTAATTTTGGTGACAGGCCCGACTGGTTCTGGTAAATCTACAACAATGGCGGCAATGATTGATTACATCAATCGAGAAATGCCTAAGCACATTATTACGATTGAAGACCCTGTGGAATTCGTTCACCAAAGCCGCAAGTCTTTGATTAAGCAACGGGAAGTGGGAATGCACACCCGTAAGTTTGATAATGCTTTAAAAGCGGCTTTGCGGGAAGATCCAGATTTGATTCTGGTGGGGGAAATGCGGGATAAAGAAACCGTCAATACAGCACTGAAAGCGGCTCAAACTGGTCACTTGGTAATGGGAACCCTACACACCAATAGTGCAGTGAAAACTATTGAACGGATTCTCAATTTATATTCAGGTGAAGAACAGGATGCTATGCGAATAGCCATAGCAGAGTCTTTGGTAGCGGTGATTGCTCAAGGATTGTGTCGCACAACTGATGGTAAGCGGGCAGCTTTCCACGATATTTTGATCAACACTGAAGCGATTAAGGAATGGATTAAGGATGGTAAATATGATGAAATTAGCGAACTGATGAAGCAAGCTAGTTTTGATGGCATGGTTACGATGAATCAATCTTTGCTCAATCTCTATCAAGAAGGCCGCATCACTGAAGAAACTGCGCTGGAAATGTCACCAACTCCTAACGAAATGGCTCAGTTCCTCCGAGGACGAGTTTAG
- a CDS encoding CmpA/NrtA family ABC transporter substrate-binding protein, whose protein sequence is MPKLNRRQFITTAGAAALTHATIAKTQLNSGVYAGYSDTPEVTTATLGFLPVTSCCPLIIAKAKGFFAQHGMPDINVVKQPSWAVMRDKLILGAADEGLDGGHLLFPMVYLMATGEISYGRKIPMYILARMNVNGQGISVANSYKNLNLSIDSSPLKSAFAQKTKTGETVRCAVPYRRVTGDFFMRWWLAYGGIDPDRDLSVIVIAPPQMVASMRSGSMEAFCVVDPWHHRLIKQGLGYSTVTTGELWPNHPEKALGVRAEWVDKYPKAAKAMLAAFLEAQIWCDKPENKAELLQIVSERQWIGVKSELTRDRLLGKFDYGNGRIVENSPHAIKYWRKNASYPFKSHDLWFLIEDMRWGYRSPDFDTKPLIDAVNREDLWREAAKLIGQESAIPASTSRGVEKFFNGLEFNPENPQAYLNTPKIRIM, encoded by the coding sequence ATGCCAAAGTTAAACAGGCGACAATTTATCACAACTGCCGGTGCAGCCGCACTGACTCATGCCACTATTGCCAAAACTCAGTTAAATTCTGGTGTTTATGCTGGCTATAGTGACACCCCAGAAGTAACCACAGCCACCCTGGGCTTTTTACCTGTTACTAGCTGCTGTCCTTTAATTATTGCCAAAGCCAAAGGATTTTTTGCTCAACATGGAATGCCCGATATTAATGTTGTCAAACAACCTTCCTGGGCAGTCATGCGCGACAAACTCATCTTAGGTGCTGCCGATGAAGGATTAGATGGTGGGCATTTGCTGTTTCCCATGGTTTACCTCATGGCTACCGGGGAAATTAGCTATGGGCGAAAAATACCCATGTATATTTTGGCCAGAATGAATGTGAACGGACAGGGGATATCAGTTGCTAATAGCTACAAAAATTTAAACCTAAGTATAGATAGTTCTCCCTTAAAATCAGCTTTTGCCCAAAAAACGAAAACTGGGGAAACTGTGCGTTGTGCAGTGCCTTATCGCCGGGTAACAGGTGATTTTTTTATGCGTTGGTGGTTGGCTTATGGTGGAATAGATCCAGACCGTGATTTATCGGTAATTGTCATTGCACCCCCACAGATGGTTGCAAGTATGCGTAGTGGTAGCATGGAAGCCTTCTGTGTAGTTGACCCTTGGCATCACCGATTAATTAAACAAGGGCTTGGTTATTCAACTGTAACAACTGGGGAGTTGTGGCCTAATCACCCAGAGAAAGCTTTAGGAGTAAGGGCTGAGTGGGTGGATAAATATCCCAAGGCGGCAAAAGCGATGCTGGCGGCATTTTTAGAGGCGCAAATCTGGTGTGACAAGCCAGAAAATAAAGCAGAGCTTTTGCAAATTGTTTCAGAACGGCAATGGATTGGCGTGAAAAGTGAATTGACACGCGATCGCCTTTTAGGTAAATTTGATTATGGTAATGGGCGGATAGTGGAAAATAGCCCCCATGCTATCAAGTACTGGCGGAAAAATGCTTCCTATCCTTTCAAAAGCCACGATTTATGGTTTCTCATTGAAGATATGCGCTGGGGTTATCGTTCCCCCGATTTTGACACCAAACCCCTAATTGATGCTGTCAATCGTGAAGATTTATGGCGAGAAGCCGCTAAATTAATTGGTCAAGAGTCAGCCATTCCCGCCAGTACATCACGGGGAGTAGAGAAATTCTTTAATGGCTTAGAATTTAACCCAGAAAATCCCCAAGCTTATCTCAATACTCCCAAGATCAGGATAATGTGA